One Helicoverpa armigera isolate CAAS_96S chromosome 12, ASM3070526v1, whole genome shotgun sequence DNA window includes the following coding sequences:
- the LOC110373688 gene encoding meso-2,3-butanediol dehydrogenase isoform X1, producing MSTAITLTADIQNLLLLRGLNTPRSETRMFANKVVLVTGASSGIGAETAIQFAKLEAKLVLTGRNKDNLAQTAKQCEEASPKKLTPLSVVADIDNEADVERLMNETISNFKQLDVLVNNAGIMQMGSIEDTSLAQYDSIMNTNVRGPYYLTMLATPHLIKTKGNIVNVSSVAGLRSFTNVLAYCMSKAALDQFTRCVALELAGKGVRVNAVNPGVIETGIHLRGGVSEEDYAAYLEKCKETHALGRTGTTKEVANTIIFLASEGASNITGATIAVDGGRHAMCPR from the exons ATGTCGACGGCGATAACATTAACGGCAGATATTCAAAACTTGTTATTGTTACGAGGGTTAAACACACCAAGGAGT GAAACCAGAATGTTCGCCAACAAGGTAGTCCTGGTAACTGGAGCTAGTTCAGGAATTGGTGCTGAGACCGCCATACAATTTGCAAAGTTAGAAGCAAAACTGGTCCTCACTGGAAGAAACAAGGACAACTTAGCGCAGACAGCGAAGCAGTGTGAAGAAGCATCGCCCAAGAAACTTACGCCATTATCCGTTGTCGCCGATATTGATAATGAAGCTGATGTTGAACGTTTAATGAACGAAACTATTAGTAACTTCAAGCAACTTGATGTGCTGGTCAACAATGCAGGTATTATGCAAATGGGTTCAATAGAAGATACTTCCTTGGCTCAATACGATAGCATAATGAATACGAATGTTCGAGGACCTTATTATTTGACCATGTTGGCGACACCACATCTTATAAAGACTAAAGGGAACATTGTCAATGTATCCAGTGTAGCTGGATTGAGATCTTTCACTAACGTACTAGCTTACTGCATGTCTAAAGCTGCTTTAGATCAATTTACACGATGTGTGGCATTGGAGCTGGCTGGAAAAGGAGTTCGTGTCAATGCAGTTAACCCAGGTGTCATCGAGACTGGTATACATTTGAGAGGCGGAGTCAGTGAAGAAGATTATGCTGCGTATTTGGAGAAATGTAAGGAGACCCATGCATTAGGCAGAACTGGAACTACCAAGGAGGTTGCcaatacaattatatttttggcCAGTGAAGGTGCAAGTAATATAACTGGTGCAACCATCGCTGTTGATGGTGGCCGGCATGCAATGTGCCCACGATAA
- the LOC110373712 gene encoding dnaJ homolog subfamily C member 8: protein MSAPSAARSDSFDEFYTEVKEIEKRDSVLTPKQQLERLLRPGSTYFNLNPFEVLQVEPDASLDEIKKKYRRLSILVHPDKNMEDLERAQQAFEIVNRAWKTLENDDTRKKCLDICEEAKERTDHMIEQKRKKQKKENKLSEGIPEDDPVKYKHAIYVMTMKLFADMERKRQHLEVRDMEERKRKREAEIEQEEQKSLEKEWAKNFEESRQNRVDSWKTFQSGGGKEKKKKKIQGFKPPKPKPESR, encoded by the exons ATGTCTGCACCGTCTGCCGCTAGGTCAGATTCGTTCGACGAATTCTACACAGAG gtaaaagaaattgaaaaacgTGATTCTGTGCTGACTCCAAAACAACAACTTGAACGATTACTACGTCCAGGCTCTACATATTTTAATCTAAACCCATTTGAAGTGCTACAAGTTGAGCCAGATGCTTCCCTTGATGAAATTAAGAAGAAATACCGAAGACTATCCATTCTGGTAcatccagataaaaatatg gAAGACTTGGAACGCGCACAACAGGCTTTTGAGATAGTAAACAGGGCATGGAAGACGCTTGAGAATGATGACACTAGAAAAAAGTGCCTGGACATTTGTGAAGAAGCTAAAGAGCGTACTGACCACATG attgaGCAGAAAAGAAAAAAGCAGAAAAAGGAAAACAAATTGTCTGAAGGCATTCCGGAGGATGATCCTGTGAAATATAAACATGCAATTTATGTTATGACCATGAAG TTGTTTGCTGACATGGAACGTAAACGCCAGCATCTTGAAGTCAGAGACATGGAGGAGAGGAAGAGGAAACGAGAAGCTGAAATTGAACAGGAAGAACAGAAGTCTCTTGAAAAGGAATGGGCTAAGAACTTTGAG GAATCCCGACAAAACCGAGTTGACAGTTGGAAAACGTTCCAATCTGGTGGCGGTAAggagaaaaagaagaagaaaatccAAGGATTCAAGCCCCCCAAACCCAAACCAGAGAGCAGATAA
- the LOC110373688 gene encoding meso-2,3-butanediol dehydrogenase isoform X2, which produces MFANKVVLVTGASSGIGAETAIQFAKLEAKLVLTGRNKDNLAQTAKQCEEASPKKLTPLSVVADIDNEADVERLMNETISNFKQLDVLVNNAGIMQMGSIEDTSLAQYDSIMNTNVRGPYYLTMLATPHLIKTKGNIVNVSSVAGLRSFTNVLAYCMSKAALDQFTRCVALELAGKGVRVNAVNPGVIETGIHLRGGVSEEDYAAYLEKCKETHALGRTGTTKEVANTIIFLASEGASNITGATIAVDGGRHAMCPR; this is translated from the coding sequence ATGTTCGCCAACAAGGTAGTCCTGGTAACTGGAGCTAGTTCAGGAATTGGTGCTGAGACCGCCATACAATTTGCAAAGTTAGAAGCAAAACTGGTCCTCACTGGAAGAAACAAGGACAACTTAGCGCAGACAGCGAAGCAGTGTGAAGAAGCATCGCCCAAGAAACTTACGCCATTATCCGTTGTCGCCGATATTGATAATGAAGCTGATGTTGAACGTTTAATGAACGAAACTATTAGTAACTTCAAGCAACTTGATGTGCTGGTCAACAATGCAGGTATTATGCAAATGGGTTCAATAGAAGATACTTCCTTGGCTCAATACGATAGCATAATGAATACGAATGTTCGAGGACCTTATTATTTGACCATGTTGGCGACACCACATCTTATAAAGACTAAAGGGAACATTGTCAATGTATCCAGTGTAGCTGGATTGAGATCTTTCACTAACGTACTAGCTTACTGCATGTCTAAAGCTGCTTTAGATCAATTTACACGATGTGTGGCATTGGAGCTGGCTGGAAAAGGAGTTCGTGTCAATGCAGTTAACCCAGGTGTCATCGAGACTGGTATACATTTGAGAGGCGGAGTCAGTGAAGAAGATTATGCTGCGTATTTGGAGAAATGTAAGGAGACCCATGCATTAGGCAGAACTGGAACTACCAAGGAGGTTGCcaatacaattatatttttggcCAGTGAAGGTGCAAGTAATATAACTGGTGCAACCATCGCTGTTGATGGTGGCCGGCATGCAATGTGCCCACGATAA
- the LOC110373703 gene encoding 3-oxoacyl-[acyl-carrier-protein] reductase FabG: MFANKVVLITGASSGIGAETAIDFSKLEAKLVITGRNKENLEKVAKSCQENSPDNLKPLIVIADMNVESDVEKVIKATIAEFKQLDVLVNNAGVLESGSIENTSLDQYDRVMNTNVRGPYHLTMLAAPHLVKSQGNIVNVSSVTGMRSFPNVLAYCMSKAALDQFTRCVALELAPKNVRVNAVNPGVITTGIHMKSSMNAQEYEEFIKKCANSHALGRAGDAKEVSSVILFLASDAASNITGVTMPVDGGRHAMCPR, from the coding sequence ATGTTTGCAAACAAAGTGGTTCTTATTACTGGAGCCAGCTCGGGAATTGGTGCAGAAACTGCAATCGACTTCTCAAAACTTGAAGCCAAACTCGTAATTACTGGACGTAACAAAGAAAATCTAGAAAAAGTTGCAAAATCATGCCAAGAGAATTCACCTGATAACTTGAAACCATTAATCGTTATTGCTGACATGAACGTTGAAAGTGATGTAGAAAAAGTTATAAAAGCTACTATTGCTGAATTTAAACAACTTGATGTATTGGTCAACAATGCTGGTGTTCTCGAATCAGGTTCCATCGAAAACACGTCACTGGATCAGTATGATCGTGTTATGAACACAAATGTCCGTGGACCATATCACCTGACAATGCTGGCTGCTCCTCACCTTGTGAAATCTCAAGGAAATATCGTGAATGTATCCAGCGTGACCGGTATGAGATCGTTCCCTAATGTTTTGGCGTACTGCATGTCGAAAGCTGCCTTAGATCAATTTACGAGATGCGTTGCGCTGGAATTGGCACCGAAAAACGTTCGTGTTAATGCTGTGAATCCCGGTGTCATTACTACAGGAATTCACATGAAATCTAGTATGAATGCACAAGAATATGAAGAGTTTATAAAGAAGTGCGCCAACAGCCATGCTTTGGGAAGAGCTGGTGATGCTAAGGAAGTCTCGTCggtgattttgtttttagcAAGCGACGCAGCTAGCAACATCACTGGTGTTACTATGCCAGTTGATGGTGGTCGCCATGCTATGTGCCCACGATAA
- the LOC110374153 gene encoding uncharacterized protein LOC110374153 yields MADTRKLIEQLVENLQKSAQEALSSVNSFNAGILHEANDIKNKIVGDVQKFKNRVTDAVDNVMHRISNSSHAVKECVDSHRSAAATVFNDTLSNTLSCVDERISEVSKEIKHLMTIANEAIAAGSKALEDMKKCTGESTNIWYAGTCLAHVAFKTQLKSAGFLGQSTVSIGRINLGIASLPAALEVCAGMQLIQTGIQTGKIIVDIGGCSASGVFNSMIGKPQVE; encoded by the exons ATGGCTGACACGAG AAAGCTCATTGAGCAACTGGTTGAGAATCTGCAGAAATCGGCACAGGAAGCTTTGAGTTCGGTTAATTCCTTCAATGCTGGCATTTTACACGAGGCAAacgatattaaaaacaaaatcgttGGCGATGTGCAGAAATTCAAAAACCGTGTTACGGATGCTGTTGATAATGTGATGCACAGGATTTCAAACTCCAGCCACGCTGTGAAGGAGTGTGTTGAT TCCCACAGGAGTGCTGCAGCTACAGTCTTCAACGACACCTTATCCAACACTCTATCTTGCGTCGACGAGAGGATTTCTGAAGTCTCCAAGGAGATCAAGCACTTAATGACAATCGCCAACGAGGCCATCGCCGCTGGTTCCAAGGCTTTGGAAGATATGAAGAAGTGTACCGGAGAGAGCACCAACATCTGGTACGCTGGGACTTGCTTGGCGCATGTTGCGTTCAAGACTCAATTGAAATCTGCCGGATTTCTTGGACAGTCTACTGTTTCG ATCGGTCGCATCAACTTGGGCATAGCATCACTGCCAGCGGCCCTTGAAGTCTGTGCTGGGATGCAACTCATCCAAACTGGAATCCAGACTGGAAAAATCATCGTGGACATTGGCGGTTGTTCGGCTAGTGGAGTCTTCAACTCAATGATAGGCAAACCTCAGGTTGAATAA
- the LOC110373751 gene encoding uncharacterized protein LOC110373751: MIAKILGLRRGLVSIINRRYPSGKLLTSRHNYAAGLLNPAKYGSTSPLVTSVRTYRCDAHMNELPVPCVPWEPWYSDKQSFYNKVLVLGILWWIFSLGMMLYTDSIYLNWGPPLQPGPPSEEVEECDDSE, from the exons ATGATTGCAAAAATATTAGGATTGCGAAGAGGTTTGGTATCTATTATAAATAGGAGATACCCCAGTGGAAAATTAT taACTTCACGACATAACTACGCCGCCGGCCTCCTGAACCCGGCTAAATACGGCTCTACAAGTCCGTTAGTAACATCTGTCAGAACTT ACCGCTGCGATGCGCACATGAACGAACTGCCGGTGCCGTGCGTACCTTGGGAGCCGTGGTACAGTGACAAGCAAAGCTTCTACAACAAAGTCCTAGTTCTTGGCATACTATG GTGGATATTTTCTTTAGGCATGATGCTCTATACCGACAGCATATACTTGAACTGGGGCCCGCCGCTACAACCCGGCCCTCCGAGTGAAGAAGTCGAAGAATGCGACGACTCGGAATAG